A genomic stretch from Moraxella nasicaprae includes:
- the copM gene encoding CopM family metallochaperone, with the protein MKMFKNRAVQLSALALILATLTACGNAKNDIPTHSNAGDSNYTQSTHDTTNNHANMNHSAMAMDTQNAPPHTQAYLAMMNKMGDEMSKAGNLADADTAFAKGMIPHHIGAVEMAKVQLEYGKDETMRKLAQAIIDGQQAEIDLMNGWLNGKDTTTQNANAPHAKAYALDNSHSEMMTAIYETDPDVAFAKAMIPHHKGAVNMAKVQLEYGKDKAMQDLAKQIINAQEPEIKLMQDWLKQ; encoded by the coding sequence ATGAAAATGTTTAAAAACCGTGCCGTACAATTATCTGCCCTTGCCCTTATTTTGGCGACTTTGACCGCTTGTGGTAATGCCAAAAACGATATACCAACGCATTCTAATGCAGGCGATAGCAACTACACCCAAAGCACTCACGACACCACAAACAACCACGCCAATATGAACCACTCTGCTATGGCAATGGACACTCAAAATGCTCCGCCCCATACCCAAGCCTATCTTGCAATGATGAACAAGATGGGCGATGAGATGAGCAAAGCGGGCAATCTTGCCGATGCTGATACCGCTTTTGCCAAAGGTATGATTCCGCACCATATCGGAGCAGTGGAAATGGCAAAAGTACAGCTTGAATATGGTAAAGATGAAACAATGCGAAAGCTTGCCCAAGCGATTATTGATGGACAACAAGCCGAAATTGACTTGATGAATGGCTGGCTGAATGGCAAAGACACGACCACCCAAAACGCCAACGCCCCACACGCCAAAGCCTATGCCTTGGACAATTCACACAGCGAAATGATGACGGCAATTTATGAGACCGACCCTGATGTCGCCTTTGCCAAAGCGATGATTCCCCACCACAAGGGAGCGGTTAATATGGCAAAAGTGCAATTAGAATACGGCAAAGATAAAGCAATGCAGGATTTGGCAAAGCAAATCATCAATGCCCAAGAGCCTGAAATTAAGCTGATGCAAGACTGGCTAAAACAGTAG
- a CDS encoding MarR family winged helix-turn-helix transcriptional regulator: MYEQLRLSNQICFPLYAIAKEIVRKYSPFLDELDLTYPQYLVMLVLWEFGEQSVGEIGDKLHLDSGTLTPLLKRLQSKDLIARTRSQTDERTVIITLTNQGRALEHQAVNIPNQVADCLNLTADEVAVLQKIAIQLK, translated from the coding sequence ATGTACGAACAATTACGCCTATCCAACCAAATCTGCTTTCCGCTTTATGCCATTGCCAAAGAAATCGTCCGCAAATATTCGCCCTTTTTGGACGAATTGGATTTGACCTATCCGCAATACTTGGTAATGCTGGTGCTGTGGGAATTTGGCGAGCAAAGCGTGGGCGAGATTGGCGACAAATTGCACCTTGATAGCGGTACTTTAACCCCACTTTTAAAACGCTTACAAAGCAAAGACTTAATCGCCCGAACAAGAAGTCAAACAGATGAACGCACCGTCATCATCACGCTGACCAATCAAGGGCGAGCGTTGGAACATCAGGCGGTCAATATCCCCAATCAAGTGGCGGATTGCTTAAATTTAACGGCTGATGAAGTGGCGGTCTTACAAAAAATTGCCATTCAGTTAAAGTAA
- a CDS encoding nitroreductase: MLDFETTVRTRQSIRKFLPTPMTESQIQAILADAQHAPSACNTQPWLVHIASGETLERLKARFQKTFNAGRNDADFEFNQEKYKGDYEPRWRNQYSHVFTTCYGIAREDKAGRQVVYDDNIIGYGAPHMAFLFMPAIDGHDVNIASDVGMYSQTFLLSLTARGFGGIPQLALAMFANDVREELGISDDYKLLHGIAFGYPDWDAMQNKHHLGRVPVAESAKLHW; the protein is encoded by the coding sequence ATGTTAGACTTTGAAACCACGGTTCGCACCCGTCAATCCATTCGCAAATTTTTGCCCACGCCAATGACCGAAAGCCAAATTCAAGCCATTTTGGCGGACGCTCAACACGCCCCGTCCGCGTGCAATACCCAGCCTTGGCTGGTACATATTGCGTCTGGCGAAACTTTGGAGCGTTTAAAGGCTCGTTTTCAAAAGACTTTTAACGCAGGTCGCAACGATGCCGATTTTGAGTTTAACCAAGAAAAATACAAGGGCGATTACGAACCGCGTTGGCGTAACCAATACAGCCACGTTTTCACCACTTGCTACGGCATTGCCCGCGAAGACAAAGCGGGTCGCCAAGTGGTCTATGACGACAACATCATCGGCTACGGGGCTCCGCATATGGCGTTTTTGTTTATGCCCGCGATTGACGGACACGATGTCAATATCGCCAGCGATGTCGGTATGTATTCGCAAACTTTTTTGCTGTCCTTGACGGCTCGTGGCTTTGGTGGCATTCCCCAGCTTGCCCTTGCGATGTTTGCCAATGATGTGCGTGAAGAATTGGGCATTTCGGACGATTACAAATTGTTGCACGGCATTGCCTTTGGCTATCCTGACTGGGACGCAATGCAAAACAAACACCATTTGGGGCGTGTGCCTGTGGCGGAGAGTGCCAAGTTACATTGGTAA